A single region of the Pseudorhodoplanes sp. genome encodes:
- a CDS encoding cobalamin-dependent protein (Presence of a B(12) (cobalamin)-binding domain implies dependence on cobalamin itself, in one of its several forms, or in some unusual lineages, dependence on a cobalamin-like analog.) produces MSEMTTQEQQLVDWLADMNEDDAVALAKRMLLEEKANPLRVLELCRMAMDIVGKRFEQGEYFLPELVLAGEMLENIGAIAKPLIVQAPGEQAKKLAKVLIGTVHGDLHDIGKNIVSFMLDINGFEVKDIGVDVPVQTFIDEIDSYKPDVIGLSGFLTIAFDSMKETIEAIESKGMRANRKIMIGGGQIDEAVCNYTGADAFGINAVEAVTLCKSWAGAVQ; encoded by the coding sequence ATGAGCGAGATGACGACACAAGAGCAGCAGCTGGTCGACTGGCTTGCCGACATGAACGAGGACGACGCGGTTGCACTCGCCAAGCGCATGCTACTCGAGGAAAAAGCCAATCCGTTGCGCGTGCTCGAACTCTGCCGCATGGCAATGGACATTGTCGGAAAACGGTTCGAGCAAGGCGAATACTTCCTTCCCGAGCTGGTCCTTGCCGGCGAGATGCTCGAAAATATCGGCGCCATCGCCAAGCCGCTGATCGTGCAGGCGCCGGGCGAACAGGCCAAGAAGCTCGCCAAGGTGCTGATCGGAACCGTACACGGCGATCTGCATGACATCGGCAAGAACATCGTATCGTTCATGCTCGACATCAACGGCTTCGAGGTGAAGGACATTGGCGTTGACGTGCCGGTGCAGACCTTCATCGACGAGATCGACAGCTACAAGCCCGATGTGATCGGCCTCTCAGGCTTCCTCACCATCGCCTTCGATTCCATGAAGGAGACGATCGAAGCGATCGAAAGCAAGGGCATGCGGGCGAACCGCAAGATCATGATCGGCGGTGGTCAGATCGACGAAGCGGTGTGCAACTATACCGGCGCCGATGCTTTCGGGATCAATGCGGTCGAAGCGGTGACCCTCTGCAAGAGCTGGGCGGGAGCGGTGCAATGA
- a CDS encoding methylenetetrahydrofolate reductase C-terminal domain-containing protein: MQILWAPGGSDKMEALRHWSTRHAFGLKRVYDACSRYVPHLRGALRAIGPDRAERMLTPLESASKALFFDCKMCGQCVLSSTGMTCPLNCAKRMRNGPCGGVSPAGMCEVKPQMRCVWVEATEGRKRIGWDSNQGAKALPPLDHRRAGRSTWIQVIDGTLSTQAPATAAIPEPPREIHPFEQACRSGRFVVTVEVPPPDSADPAVLVEHATRFTGLADAINITDGAGGNCHMSSVAASAILTQHGFTPVWQVACRDRNRIAIQGEILGAAALGIRNVLCLTGDDVSRGDQPEAKPVFDLDSVSLLRIARKMRDGGTYNSGRKIATPPNLFLGATINPFAPPFRDRVANLAQKIAAGARFIQTQFCFDVAALSDFMKDVRARGLHERATIIVGVGTLSSAKALRRMAQLVPGVNIPESLLKRIESAADQRAEAKTILVETIQQLAEIEGIGGVHLMGYRNEDVLVQAIIESGLRTTRADVALQA, encoded by the coding sequence TTGCAGATTTTGTGGGCGCCGGGAGGCAGCGACAAGATGGAGGCGTTGCGGCACTGGAGCACGCGGCACGCGTTCGGCCTGAAGCGTGTCTACGACGCCTGCTCCCGCTATGTACCTCATCTCCGAGGCGCGCTGCGCGCCATAGGTCCCGACCGGGCGGAGCGAATGCTCACGCCGCTCGAGAGCGCCAGCAAGGCCCTTTTCTTCGACTGCAAGATGTGCGGGCAATGCGTGCTCTCGTCGACCGGCATGACCTGCCCGCTCAATTGCGCCAAGCGCATGCGCAATGGCCCCTGCGGCGGCGTCAGCCCGGCCGGCATGTGCGAGGTCAAGCCGCAGATGCGGTGCGTCTGGGTGGAAGCGACCGAAGGCCGCAAACGCATAGGCTGGGACAGCAATCAAGGCGCGAAGGCGCTCCCCCCGCTCGATCATCGCCGGGCCGGGCGCTCGACTTGGATCCAGGTCATCGACGGCACGCTGTCGACGCAAGCGCCGGCCACAGCCGCAATCCCGGAGCCACCGCGTGAAATCCACCCCTTCGAACAGGCGTGCCGTTCCGGTCGCTTCGTCGTGACCGTCGAGGTGCCACCACCCGATTCCGCCGATCCTGCCGTGCTGGTCGAACACGCCACGCGCTTCACCGGACTGGCAGATGCGATAAACATCACCGACGGCGCCGGCGGCAACTGCCACATGTCGAGCGTCGCCGCCTCGGCCATTCTGACGCAACATGGCTTTACGCCAGTCTGGCAGGTCGCCTGCCGCGACCGCAACCGCATTGCGATCCAGGGCGAGATCCTGGGCGCCGCCGCGCTCGGCATCCGCAATGTCCTGTGTCTGACGGGCGACGATGTGAGCCGGGGCGACCAGCCGGAAGCGAAGCCCGTCTTCGATCTCGATTCGGTGTCGCTGCTGCGCATCGCCCGCAAGATGCGCGACGGCGGTACCTACAATTCCGGTCGCAAGATCGCGACGCCGCCGAACCTTTTTCTGGGAGCCACGATCAATCCGTTCGCGCCACCGTTCCGCGACCGTGTCGCCAACCTGGCCCAGAAGATCGCGGCCGGCGCGCGTTTCATCCAGACGCAGTTCTGCTTCGACGTAGCGGCTTTGTCCGACTTTATGAAGGACGTGCGTGCGCGCGGGCTGCATGAACGCGCAACCATCATCGTCGGTGTCGGCACGCTGAGCTCTGCCAAGGCCCTGCGCCGGATGGCGCAGCTCGTGCCGGGCGTCAACATTCCTGAATCGTTGCTCAAGCGAATTGAGAGCGCCGCCGACCAGCGCGCGGAAGCGAAGACTATTCTCGTCGAGACGATTCAGCAGCTTGCCGAAATCGAGGGCATCGGCGGCGTCCATCTCATGGGCTACCGCAACGAAGACGTTCTCGTGCAGGCCATCATCGAATCGGGGCTGCGCACGACACGCGCGGACGTGGCGCTCCAAGCCTGA